One segment of Triticum aestivum cultivar Chinese Spring chromosome 2A, IWGSC CS RefSeq v2.1, whole genome shotgun sequence DNA contains the following:
- the LOC123186238 gene encoding receptor-like serine/threonine-protein kinase SD1-8, with product MRVTSQLLVHLLLQLLLITLFLLSVQTPAASGVRDRFKKGQNLTDGDTLVSPDGSFTLGFFSPGASAKRYLGIWFSVSNDTVCWVANRDQPLPDKSGMLVFDDLSSLVLVDGSRRTVWSPNFMAASAAVVQLLDSGNLVVHNGSSSAALWQSFDHPTDTLLPDMKLGKDLWTGAEWQLTAWRSADDPSPGDYRRTLETKGLPDIVLWQGDVKRYRTGPWNGLYFNGVPEVTAYADKYTLRATTSPWEVTYGYTAKPGAPLTRVVVNYTGDVERLMWDAGTRAWKPLFKGPRDQCDTYARCGAFGLCDPEAASSGFCGCVVGFSRPAAGIPSLSDQEVKDTAAGGCRRDADLDCAGGATTDGFAVVRRVKLPDTQNASVDMNVTLEGCRARCFADCSCRAYAAADIRGGGDGTGCVMWADAIVDLRLVDRGQDLYLRLSKSEFDDQKEFPTLLVVAPVASGVIVLLVVSLIWWRRKRRIIGAIPQNPAMAVPSVNLSIIKDVTENFSESNIIGQGGFSIIYKGLLPEGRMIAVKRLKQSALTTKGKKDFGREVEVMAGLRHGNLVRLLAYCNEGKERILIYEHMQNKSLNVYIFGIPKLRALLSWTRRLELLHGIAHGVAYLHGGSGESVIHRDIKPGNILLDDEWKPKIADFGTAKLFVVDQAGPDQTIVVSPGYAAPEYARRGDMTLKCDVYSFGVVLLETISGERNGGLHRLLSHAWELWEQNRTMELLDTAVVPLAKSEPELLSELKRCIQIGLLCVQETPCERPTMSTVVAMLTSTASQIDRPRRPVLDSGGVVQPSDSSHGLETDLLSPTTIDLT from the exons ATGAGGGTAACCAGCCAACTTCTGGTACACCTCCTACTGCAGCTGCTCTTGATCACTCTCTTCCTCCTTTCAGTCCAAACCCCCGCCGCCTCCGGTGTCCGTGATAGGTTCAAGAAGGGCCAGAACCTCACCGACGGCGACACGCTCGTCTCGCCGGACGGCTCCTTCACCCTGGGGTTCTTCTCTCCCGGGGCGTCCGCCAAGAGGTACCTCGGCATATGGTTCTCCGTGTCCAACGACACCGTCTGCTGGGTCGCCAACCGCGACCAGCCTCTGCCCGACAAGTCCGGCATGCTGGTGTTCGACGACCTGAGCAGCCTCGTCCTGGTCGACGGCTCTCGCCGGACGGTGTGGTCACCGAACTTCATGGCCGCCTCCGCCGCGGTGGTTCAGCTTCTCGACTCCGGCAACCTGGTCGTGCACAATGGCAGCAGCAGCGCCGCACTGTGGCAATCGTTCGACCACCCAACGGACACCTTGCTGCCCGACATGAAGCTGGGCAAGGACCTCTGGACCGGAGCGGAGTGGCAGCTCACGGCGTGGAGGTCCGCCGACGACCCGTCTCCGGGGGACTACCGCCGCACGCTGGAGACCAAGGGGCTACCGGACATCGTCCTGTGGCAAGGAGACGTCAAGAGGTACCGCACGGGCCCGTGGAACGGGCTCTACTTCAACGGCGTCCCGGAGGTGACGGCGTACGCGGACAAGTACACGCTGCGGGCGACGACGAGCCCGTGGGAGGTAACCTACGGGTACACCGCCAAGCCCGGCGCGCCGCTGACCCGCGTCGTGGTGAACTACACCGGCGACGTGGAGCGGCTGATGTGGGACGCGGGCACCCGGGCGTGGAAGCCCTTGTTCAAGGGGCCGAGGGACCAGTGCGACACCTACGCGCGGTGCGGGGCGTTCGGCCTCTGCGACCCCGAGGCGGCGTCGTCGGGGTTCTGCGGCTGCGTCGTGGGGttcagccgccccgccgccgggaTCCCGTCGCTGTCGGATCAGGAGGTGAAGGACACCGCGGCGGGCGGGTGCCGACGAGACGCGGACCTGGACTGTGCCGGCGGGGCGACGACGGACGGCTTCGCGGTGGTGCGGCGCGTGAAGCTTCCTGACACGCAGAACGCGTCGGTGGACATGAACGTCACGCTAGAGGGGTGCAGGGCGAGGTGCTTCGCCGACTGCTCGTGCCGGGCCTACGCCGCGGCCGATATCCGGGGAGGCGGCGACGGCACCGGCTGCGTCATGTGGGCGGATGCCATCGTCGATCTACGTCTCGTCGACAGGGGGCAAGATCTCTACCTGAGGTTGTCAAAATCAGAATTCG ATGACCAGAAAGAGTTTCCTACTCTACTTGTTGTCGCACCTGTAGCTTCCGGTGTCATTGTTCTTCTGGTCGTCTCTCTGATTTGGTGGAGACGGAAACGCAGAATCATAG GTGCTATCCCTCAAAATCCTGCTATGGCCGTTCCTTCAGTTAATCTAAGCATTATAAAGGATGTCACTGAAAACTTCTCTGAAAGTAACATTATAGGCCAGGGAGGATTTAGTATCATTTACAAG GGGCTGCTGCCTGAAGGAAGAATGATCGCTGTCAAGAGGCTTAAACAGTCAGCACTAACCACGAAAGGCAAGAAGGATTTCGGGAGAGAAGTGGAAGTGATGGCCGGGCTCCGGCATGGCAATCTTGTTCGTCTCCTTGCTTACTGTAACGAAGGCAAGGAGAGAATACTCATCTATGAACACATGCAGAACAAGAGCCTGAACGTCTACATATTCG GTATACCTAAACTGCGTGCTTTACTGAGCTGGACAAGAAGGTTGGAGTTACTGCATGGCATTGCGCATGGTGTTGCGTACCTACATGGAGGATCGGGTGAGAGTGTAATCCACCGGGACATCAAGCCTGGGAACATTCTCCTAGATGATGAGTGGAAGCCTAAAATTGCCGACTTTGGCACCGCTAAGCTGTTTGTCGTCGACCAGGCGGGGCCTGATCAAACAATTGTAGTTTCACC GGGATACGCAGCTCCAGAGTATGCACGGAGAGGGGACATGACGCTGAAATGTGATGTCTATAGCTTCGGAGTTGTCCTCCTCGAGACGATCAGCGGGGAAAGGAATGGTGGCTTGCATAGGCTCCTTTCTCAT GCATGGGAACTGTGGGAGCAGAACAGGACTATGGAGCTTCTTGACACCGCAGTGGTGCCACTCGCCAAGTCCGAGCCTGAGCTATTGTCTGAGCTAAAACGATGCATCCAAATTGGGCTCCTCTGCGTCCAGGAGACGCCCTGCGAAAGGCCAACCATGTCCACAGTTGTCGCTATGCTGACTAGCACGGCATCGCAAATCGATCGGCCGAGAAGGCCGGTGCTGGATAGCGGAGGAGTTGTGCAACCTTCAGATTCATCACATGGGCTTGAGACGGATCTTTTGAGCCCCACTACTATTGATTTGACGTAA